In Rosa rugosa chromosome 4, drRosRugo1.1, whole genome shotgun sequence, the genomic stretch CATGGCCTTACTAGAGAGTTGGACAAGTATGTATAAATGCGCGCAATTAAGGAATACTTTTAGAGATGGAAGAAGATCAGAGTTTGATAGATGGATGCTCCGTGTTGTGAATAGTTGGGGGAGCTAAATAATTCAACTTCGATTCAGTGGTCACCTCTGAATGAAGTACTGTAATGTCCATTATTAGGCCATCTATAATCATTTGTGGTCTAAAATTTTAAAAGTACTATTATAATTTTTCCAACTTCAATTATTTGGGGCTAAATTATagacattcatatatatttttttaatttgtataatttaaatttaaattttagtttttttttttggtcaagtgTAGTTAAAATTTAACTAATTCAAGTGTAgttaaaatttatttttgagaTAAAAAACTATTTCTAATGTGTAGATTGAAGGAAACTTACTatataagagcatctccaacagttgaatttattttttagttaaatttagctaaacttgtgaaatatagctattgatttaacaatgttgctccaTCAATGATAGCTATTTGTAAGTGATATATTATGTTTCATCGAATcgtaaactgacatgtggacaaaagaggagagagaaatataacttttgctttagctatgtAGGATtttctagctaaatatagctagccaatttagctaaagttaaatatagctaagctatagctagtctgttggagttgaattttgcttcaaaaatagttaaatatagctaaaaattaaatttagctactctgttggagatgctctaagattTAGTATCTAAATTGGTAGGAGGAAGAAAAGAAGTGAGAGAATGTGAAGAAAGTGTGAAATTATGAGAAGGTGAAGAGAGAATTTATAGAAAAAATTGGTAATGTTTATAAGCAGTATCGTTAGAATtatatagaaaaataataataataataataataataataataataataataataattagtaaCTGCGATAGTGTGAGATCTCAAATTTTGaattgggtgcggctattgccaccctactattttcttagttcaccctacaaatatttgaattattgaaagactatattatctaagtgcaaaatgactaataagtacactaatttcaAAATATAACCAAAAAATAAGTATACTTAAATTCttattggataacattaatcatcatcttctccaccaaaatctaaATTCATTACTATTTTATTGTCTTTTTGTTCCCTCCTTATGGTTAATTCGTTATTTagttcacaaaaccattagtattaccttcatcaaaatctttgcaatactgtttgtgaacaccgaaagtaaagatttataacacaaaaaaaaaatattatcttcttcattgctcatttGTAAATAGGTTCGATACAGCTCgggcttaagaaaaatattcaagtCGAGCCGAGCTTcagcatggaaaaaaaaattcaagctttagcccgactcgagctcgataaaaaacaaatgagTCGAACATGATTATCTTAGTATTTGCTCCGGCTCGGCTCATTTACAACCCTaattgctcatagttgttaactttaCTAATATTCTGACATGGATTCCAATAGACGAACATTGAAAGTgaaatagaaaattaaaaaatggaagtaaatcagattatgatttttttacgaaaaaatattatattttagtTCTCTTATTAGTAAAAATTAAATAAGATATtttcgttaattttttttttaattggatatgtcatagaAGGATatttctgaagaaaaaaaataggttagataagtaaatttaatactgaaattaaaatgtagggtgtagtgagtaagtagggtgaacaaagaaaatgatagggtggcaatagacgCACCCTTTTGAATTTCCTCAGATTTTGTTTTTGAgcgtgaaaaagaaaaatagaggtCGTCATGAGTGCAGAGCATTTTTCGGGTTCCCAAGCtatttttaagaaatttttgaagttaattgaaagaaaacagaaatactAACGTGGCGAGTTCTGATTGGCTCCTAGGCTAACACGTGGGGTTGAAGAAAGGAACAATTTATGCTGACGTGACGTCATTGTCAACAAAGTCATGGGACACTTGTCAGAATGTGGTTTTGTTTGGATGGTGTTGTGAAATGTTGCACGTGACACCAGGTCCACAgtccctagttgacacatgtcaTATTGTCCTTCATTTGATCTATGAATAGGAATCAACCCCATCTCCTtacatttttccattttttccgggactctctctcctcattttctctatctagtttctctctctaaaatttcGGGGAATCATAACTTTTAATTAGTAACTACAATTCAAGATCCGTGAAAGGCTACAGATTCGTCTTCATACCCTCTTTCTTTCCATAGAGGTCTGAATTAGATCAAACGATTAATTCTAAAAAGCTCATATTAGGAGGTTCGGTTTATGATCGGTATTCTAGGATCGAGGGTATGAATGTGTGCCCAATCTTCCACTTTCTTCATCCATTTTGGGTCTATAACATGGTCTATAGATAGACCAAATTTAAACTTTAAACCCTCAAAATACTTTTTTGTAATAGAATCAACCTCCAATTGGAGATGGAAAAGGACTACATGGGGTTTAAAGCACAACTAGCAAAACAACCAAATCACATTGATTTTAATCATACTAATTTAAATTAGCTACAGATATCGGTACGAACGATTAATTTAGACAGATATCTATGTGAAAGATTAATCGACACATATATCTGTATGTAATATGCTAGATTGAGACCACAAGAATATTCATTATAATTATATGTACAGTTGTGTGTGATATTAAATAGAACCCACATCTAAAATGTTAAATTAGTATTTCTTAACATACATTGATATCTATGACAATAACTATATCCTCATAATTTCAAGTATTAATATTGATAGATAAAAATTGACCTAGCCgtctctctgctagggtttatcgAGGTTTCTTCCTCGATCAAATTTCCATACCTTCTACCCCGATGACTGGCTCAATGGCGGTGGCGCAGGGTTCTGCAAGGGTGTCGCTGGGATCTGCAGGGCTTGAGGCTCTGAAGGCGGATCGTTGGTACATGGTGGGGCGTTTACTTGGACCCAAAGCCATGTTTCCTGGTTTCAAAGGAACGATATCTTCAATCTGGAGGATTAGTTCGGGGTTAATGATTCAAGAGGTGGGGGATcgatttgtgtttcaatttgaTCGAGAAGCTGATCGCAACAAAATATTGGATGGAGGCCCGTGGTTTTATAGGAATACCATGTTGGTGTTGGGTGGGTATGATGGTATAGGGCCGGTGGCGGAAGTATCTCTCAATCTTCTGGAAACCTGGGTCGTAGTTAAGGGTCTCCCACTGGTGCTCCGGAACAAGAAGGCGCTAGGGTTGGTTGGGGCGTCCATCGGTCATGTTGTCCGCTTTGACCAAACAGCCCTTAACCGGAAGGAAAGGGAGCAATGTATCCGTCTTGTACTTGATATGCGTGATAGGGTTCGGGGTTGGATGGTGTTTGAGTTCTCACCGGTGGTGGTACCGGAGTTGACGTTGGTGTACGAGAAGCTAAAGGGATTTTGCCGTAATTGTGGACTGTTCATACACGATGCGGTAGGATGTGATTCATTGCTGGTGAAGGAAAGAGAAGAGATCTGCGCGTAAATTTCGGCGGCAGCTATGGTTGGACTCTCTCTACTGTCAGAAGGGAAAGGAGGTAGGGAGAACAACGGCGGTACGGTGCCGGGTAGTAGCACGGGACTGGTGGAGGAGGTGTTGACCTTGATGGGTGATGTGGTGGTATCAGAATCGCTAGGAACTGAATTGGTGGTAGTCCAACCGCCACAAGCAGTCCATGCATCACTTCCCTCCAATTTTCTTGGAGCCACAGGTGCTATTGAGAAAGCTTTTGCAGGTTTTAATATGGCTGAGTTTCTGAAGAATTAGGCTGTGCAGCATAACAAGAGTAAGAGGCCCGGGGATGGCAGTAGGGAGGTACCATCGTTGGTGGTGGCTCAACCTCCGCGCTCGCGGGGTGGTAATGACGTGATGGTGCTGCAAGACTCTCGGGTGCAGCCTTTACTTGGGACTAAAAGGAAGGCGGTGGATATTTTGGGTAGAGTTGGCAATCGATTTGTCAACACCTCTACTCCCCTGCTCAAGGTCGATGATGAACTACAGTTGGTGCTCCAACATAAAAATGGTAAGCTCGTGGTTTCTCCACGGAGGAAGAAAGTGGGGCTCCCTAAGGGGAGCAAGAATAAGCCCAAGTGTGCGAGAATTTTTGATAAGGAGATGCAAGGcaagaaatagagaaaatggaaagcaCGTGAGGAAGGGGAGGGTGCTATACTACCATCTGTAGCTGCTGAAGTTATGAACCAGGAGGATGCGGATGGGGCGGATGGATGCAGGTTCAAACGATGGGGGTACTAGGGCATCCTCCTCTACTAGCACTATTTAGTTTTGTTTTGGGTCGCAAAACCGGCTACTTGGTTGgatcttttattttattagcTTCTGAGCAgctaggttttgttagaataatggtgcgtaacttcttaaaaggtgggtgtactttGGTTGGCGGAGTTTTCTATTTGTCTAGAGTAGGTTCTCTGTAAGTCCAGAAGGATCATTCTTTACTGTCGACTCCATTGGAGTGTGTCgtctggtactgcttgctgaattataaaatcgggctgacctctttcgattaaaaaaaaaaactatatccTCATAAATCTGTATATAATAAACTTAACAAACTGATCAATTGTGAAATAAATTGTTCTTACATATACATGTAAATAAGATGATATTCAATGatcattcaaaaacaaaaattgatatttaatgatatctgtgtgaaaacatTTATTGATATCTGTGTGGAATAACATTATCATGACGGGGATAAAAAATCCCTTTAAATATTTGTACTTATCACTTCATTCTtctagaaaattaaaagcaatagGTAAGAGTTCGCTCTATTACGTACCACATTTCAATGATTGAGTCAATCCTAGCTGATATCTTATACATCCATATCAACAATCATACCTAAAACTCCTCCTTATCTTCCCATTCATTTACTATTACGCACACCTGAATAATTGATTTCCATGAACTCCAGCCTCTTTTAGCCACCATAGATTTTAGATCTGGATCAAAAATGATAGCGTATCCACAACAAAAGCCCCAAGGTTTGAGATCTCTCACGCTCCTTCGCCATAGCTGCTGAGAATCTATATCAAAAATCTTCATCAAtatcaagaaaaaaaatcttcttGTTCTTCCCATAATAAGCGTCTTCTTCTTGTGGttccaacaaagaagaaagagtaGTATAAGTGTAGCGGTTAAGCGGTGTTATTAGTGTAGCGGTTAGACAGTGTTAAAGGGTGCCCAGCTCAGTAAAGGCTTCGTCTTTGAGCTCAATTCCAACGGAAATCAATAATTAGAAGCTCAAAAATGCTAATATTATGATTATGAAATTAAAAGTttacaaataaagaaaagatttTATTCCATAAAAACCAAAATGGATCCATGTACAGTGATTGTTGgatgggtggttctagttggacctccaaatttgctatttggacctcctatacttagtacacctctaatttactttttagaatacttgaaaagctaagtagacctccttatttttaccaaaacacccttgaacataaGATACAATAAtctgttactctactttttatctctatatTCAACCatgagaaaaagaatgaatcaaaatcacatgatattgttCTCTTATGAGTAGATCTCTCTttcaccaaaattaatcagagagttggttctcgatcttgatatgttccTGGAAttcctttgaatttgctaaaagaaggatttcatggGTTTTGGGTTGAAAGATCGAGtaaataactatatcataatattcaatgaatatagtttaaggaaatttcaaatcagattgttttgaatttacttttgtattaaatgtgggccatgtatagaaattattatttttacttaattattttagggaaattataaaactatatgacaatataaggaaatttcggaaaaaaaaaaatttaattgaatgttatatttggggaaggtaagaagagtttttttttttttttcatttttctaactttgtccttatttgttttttcatatgacttgacaaaatctattaataattgaaaaaaattggaggtccaaatatcaaatttggaggtccaactagaaccacccttgtTGGATTTTGAATCTCTTCCCACGATTATTTTCATCCAAAAACTCATATTGAGTTAGTAAAGTGAACTAAATGTTAATTTAAGGGTTAAAatcagtttagtccctgtactttgcctccaacatcatttcagtccctgacattctaatttcatCCGAAAACTCTCGGACctctcaatttccctccaataggtccattccgttcaAATGCTCTGTTAAGTCTCTAACGTGGCAACTCAATAGGGGCCATTTGAAGGGTAACATTACCATTCCtgccttgtttttctttttccttcatttttttcttttttctttttttattccctttttttgttttccttttgcctaccttcttcttcctctacccactttgcttcaaatttagTTCAGACGCAGACTTGGCCGTGGTCAGCATGATCGGAAAAACCAAGTTCCATATCGAATTGCACACACAACCGACTGCCATATAAATCAGATTCTACTAATTCTCCGCCACTTCAACCAGTCCCGGAGCTCTTCCTGGTTCTCGATGCTGAGGCTTTTATCCTGGTTGCCCAACCCGAACATATtgtatgtcacgcccctgatttttaacacaaataaaaatcgatatataaccccataatcatacatgcgtgaacgttcagtcatcaatacaaaatacctggaaactttttccttttcaaactacatacacattgatgccctgaacacacaatgtcaatattgacccaaccacagagtcatatattacataagcttacgaattaaattgccaacaCAATATAAAACGTAactgctcctcagagtttactacacaaCGAAAGTCATAAAAAAATGGTAGGGCCAACCAAATATGCTttctacccgttctgctgccaacaagccacctcaacttcagccacgatcaccctgacctgcaaggttaacccctacaccgtttgaatagtgcaccgggtcgtcacacaacaaacccggtaagcttttgcaagcctgtatgagtaactcaaaacaactcacaccaaattacgggataaaagcccgcacaactcacgccaacacgaggaaaatctttcgactcgagaataaggaaaacacaaaagtcacacagtggcaaaatcatataaatcgttaacctaacaattcaaatatgataaatcgatccaacctggataaaacacatcagtttggtccaacctggacaaaatacgtacccaggagtcataagtaacctacttagacCCATGAAgtaccatggcagacagactagcgcTCTAGCTGATCATACCCACTTACCCGGCCAACTGCGTGATTCCCCATTTCACGCCTTAGTCACTATCTGCGacctatcaccatctgtgacctatgatCATTCAGACTCCGTCTGGTCTCGAAATCAACCTTTGGTCGCCAtttgcgacctgtcaccatctgtgactcttggttttcaAACCCCATCTGGTCatagaaccaaccgttggtcaccatctgcgaccaatgcttttcagaccccatctggtctcaagtcaacgttaagtaagtcacacctgacctaaaacgttacaaccatctagttccggctttctccatccctgctcaccatctgtgacccttggtacaaggaccaatatctttaaaatgagtcacgcttgacctCAAAATGTAACATCTAACTCAATACttctcaaacaatagaaaacatctttttccacaatattgtttctatgaaaagtctcattcaacaataatatgaacccatcatgcatattattcatcacatatcatccacaagaatatatatatttcacgtaaatatatacgtagtcattcgctcaggaatgcctactaataccaactatagtttgcagttaaataattaacgccaaaacaataatggtaattccgttcataatgaaccttgtgagattactcacctcgaaactcccgctgcgtcttcaatacaaaacaaagcagccaatcacaatagccgtccaaagaatacttcgtcaagtacctaaggaaacacaactctgattcagttaacgaatcacaaggaataacgttcgaaaccctaaatcgaaccaaaattcccaaggtgacgccaatcaaggcgaaaccacatccgagacctcccaaagtctccagaacacttccacgatcgatgtgtccaagccacaagtcgatccgatgcttaaatcctcacggatcgaaacatcgaacggtccgaaaccgtaaaaatcacaacatgctcatacgatctccaaaaattacaaacaatatatcgaaatgctcgtatcgacgagtagatcgaactcaggaacagaaactatccctgaggtggccggaaactgccggaaaacaccaccacagtggcggcaccgccgccaaaccaaactcggaatttgacaaaacttccaacaccaaagttcttcatctcaaccccaatttcaactttcataactacaacaaagtccaattataaaccaatcgatcgaattttaccttagaacaaaccggaccgattgaaaccctagaatttcaattccaaaattcgacctccacgagttgaatcgatgcaagccaccttgtgggaagcatcaacgtcctatgggcttcaaaagccctcaagaatcaccggcaaaggtggccggaatcggaggTTCACATCTGGGTCCGACGCAGCTCCGCCGCCagacttctcggccttgcaccgccctccacagctcgtttcatgctccaattcttccacagacctcaagaggggattaaggcgaagagaacccactttgaatcgcgtcctatggtggccggaggagggagaacgaagccggcgaaggGGAGAGGCGAATcgggctcggggagagagaaatagagctgggtttcccaaaatggaaacctggctttttttgcaattttcggaaaaatcctctatatataccaaaatggaaactttttccgacgaccataacttcttcatacgaactccgatttccgcgttccacatgtccacgaactcgtatcgacgcgctctacaactttcgtgaaggaagttttcgaagaatctcaacacttcaaaagtcaacctttgcaaaccccctaaagtcatactttcctaataaaaattcgtccgaaatacttccgctccatccacgagccacgaaaacgtccaataaccacaatttagattccggaaaattctcggaaaataaatacgaatttccggggcatcacattgtAGTCGAGGATCTGATTGATGAGCTGGGCCGAGTGGTCGGTGCTTCGTGACCCAATGAATCCCACCACGACCACGCCGTCGGTAGAGGGAGGGTCTGAGGAGGGAATCAGAATGGTTTGGGAAGAATGTGAAGAATATGAAGAAGGGGGTGGGCGGATCAGATCCGGGAGCCTCAGGCCGGTCATGGAACGTCCGAATCCGGACGGCGGGGAAATCGGGGATTCAATAGCAGATTTTCCGAACTCATTCGATGAGTTCAGTGGAGTGGAACAACCGGAGGTGTGATATGAGACTCTTGCTCGGAGTCATGGGAGCTCCGTTTGCCCCCCTCCACATTAGCACCTTCGACCCTCTGCCTCACCTAAGCATCAAGGACACTCCCATCGTAAGCTTTCAAAATTCATCtagtcttctttttctttttctttttcttttttcgttcAAAGCttgatcttttcttcttctttgtttctgaCGAATGGCAACAAAAACTTTGTGTGAGTTGGGTCTATTGCAGTTTTGTAAATTATAAAGGAAATGTTCTATACTAATGGATTCGGGTCCATAACCATGGGTTCCAATGTACGAGATCTTGTAGCACTTACCA encodes the following:
- the LOC133745003 gene encoding uncharacterized protein LOC133745003; this translates as MTGSMAVAQGSARVSLGSAGLEALKADRWYMVGRLLGPKAMFPGFKGTISSIWRISSGLMIQEVGDRFVFQFDREADRNKILDGGPWFYRNTMLVLGGYDGIGPVAEVSLNLLETWVVVKGLPLVLRNKKALGLVGASIGHVVRFDQTALNRKEREQCIRLVLDMRDRVRGWMVFEFSPVVVPELTLVYEKLKGFCRNCGLFIHDAVGCDSLLVKEREEICA